In Magallana gigas chromosome 1, xbMagGiga1.1, whole genome shotgun sequence, the sequence aagaaatgtccttattcgtcagctgttctttatcttagcctttgcaagattttaagaggattttggtcatttcagcagatttacaataacttcaattagagtaatttccccttatcagtgcttattgtgacgtcaaagctgacgttggttaagtatCGTCTTACTCtgtaaaactcccctgagaaataaaagtatgcaaagtatactgttttatttacttaaaaagcacgatgttcttaaaattacacatcttataagcttttcaaaggttttattttgattctcgggagaacgtgatgttggaacgtgaggttggaaaccattggtactatgaattgtgggtcaaaatttactgactccgaaaaaatatatcggatcaatgtgtaaacgtttgtgacgtcacacgattatttttgattgaaagtgtactgaggtgaactttagaggtaacattgactgtatgtcgcttacatcgttattgtttttactgtctaaatttgtcttgctcattctcgtgagagtgtgaagtgataaaaattgccatgattacagggaactactgagacgattaaaacgatgcattactggtccgatttactgacgccaaaaaaatccgttaaatgaatgtgcaactatagtccgaattttctattcacacacgccttgccggtagagctcgcttcatATTGCCGAAAATTAATTCTCACGAGACGGACATAAAGATATACCCGGCAGTCACGTGtcatgtttaaaccaatgaaagtatGAAATTTCAGTTTGAGGGAAAACAATGAAATTCTATACCCACTTATTCTCCCATATGTTCTTTTTTCGTAGTGGTTTTGGCAATTGATTCAAACTTTCCGTATAGCTGAAGTTTATAATGACGCTCTACAAAAAAGTTCGGTTCTGTTACTTTTAATTAAGAAGTTATTaatcatcgagttcgactttcGTTATTCTAAATCATCAGGTGATAGAGTTATATGTTTTTGATCGGGTTGGTGCTACGCCAATAAGTCGAATTACCCTAATGTACCAAAATAAACCATTATGAAGCCGGTATGATTTCCATGTACTTAGAAATAGaccacacctgttgtgtatatcttgcaTATCATTTGTTAGTGTCAGGCTTGTTCTCTAGCTAAAcaatataatatgattatatattcacaaacaaataaaacaagatatgtgtatctttaaaaaaattaagtagtATCAACtaaatttttgtacatgtatatcagtttgttagataaaagaaacagccaaatcgtcttttATGGAAGTTTGAGCCTGGCATATGCATCACCATGAATATTTCGTGTTGTCCTTGACTTTTCTAAGGTTGATGAAGGTTTCgatcaatcgataaacggggcgtagATTTCAGTTTCGTTAGTTTCTACAGAGCTTTGAAAtgcaatcaatttttgtacaaaatagTGAGAATCATACTTTGTGGATGTAAATATGATAATATGCCTCCTTGAAAACCTAATATAATTGGAGTAGTGAAATTGTACGATTTATGAGGAAAACAACAGTTTTTAATTATGTAATCTATATAAACTATAAATCAATAGGAAACCAAGGCTGCACGTATAATTTCTGTGATAATATTTTGCATTTCTAAAATAAGGTTACTATTTTTCATGAATCATCAGACTCGAAGACATCTATGGAAAAACTGACAACACCAAATCCAATGTCTGGTCAGAATAAATGACTCTTTTTCTGTTTCACTAAAAtgtatgattatttaaaaaatacacaaacagttgtgtttttatgttataaaaacaCAATGTCCTATATAAGGTAATGGGGTACAACAGTCTCattataaataattgataagTAACACCTGCATATGCTAGGTTTTTTCCGTCATGCGATCTGTTACAAAAATCACAATTGCAAAAATTGGGCTGATCGTGGGttgtatttttttgaaaatttagatttGGACACGATGTGATTTAAATTAAAACGTTTAATATCATCACTTTACGTTTAAACCCGCCGTTTTAATGATAGAGGCGAAGCTTTATCGATTTCCAAATATATGCCAATTTATTTATAGTTACCGTTTTTAACAATCTATTTTacggattttctttatgaatttaataaccatacttattttttttttttcaaaacaccaGTTTCAACAAcattatatttcatatctaatcaGAATGTTTCCTTTGGTAAtaatacataaattaaaatgtaatgtagacTAGATctctatgaaatattttaatttatgtacGTATAtgtaatagataaaaaaatatatatgttcgGTTCagtcagtttctacagagcttTGAATTGCAATcaatttctgtaagaaatagtGAGAATCATACTTAGTGgatggaaataaaaaatatgttcctTGAAAACCTAATATAATCTGAGTAGTGAAGTTGTAAGATTTATGAGGAAAACAATAGTTTCAAACACATATGTATTCTGGTATTCCtaactttatatattattaatcaATTTGAAACAAAGGTTGGCCTTATAATTTCTGTGATAATATTTTGCATTTCTAAAATAACTTTACTATTTTTCATGAATCATCAGACTCTACGACATCTATGGAAAAACTGACAACATCAAATCCGATGTCTGGTCAGAATAACACTCTTGGTAAATAtgcttaaataaaaataatttttataacaaactTACTCTTTTTCTGTTTCACTTAAATGtatgataattgaaaaaaatgcatgaaCAATCGTGCTTTATGTTATAAATACACAGTGTCCTATATCAAGTCAGTATAAATATtggtacatatacatttatgaacGGTCTGATTTCAATTTGCTTGTAATATGATACAAAAGtcacattataaatatttgttatgcAATTGTTTGTGTGACAATTATTGGTATTATAATACGAAACCAAACCCTACGAATTGATAAGCAACTCCTGCTTTTGCTTGGTTTCCTCTGTCTTGCGATTTGTTGCGAACACCACAATTGCAAAATCGGAGCCAATCGTGGAATTTCtcagaaaatttaaatttagacaCGATGTGATTCAAGTTAAAACTGCATTTTCAATAATAGAGGCGCAAACTATCGCTTTCCAAATACGCCCAAAGTTATGccaactttatttatttttttaaaaagatatgttaTGGATTGCTTTAACTAATAATTTAACAAccatattattttctttcaaaacagCAGTCTCAACGATTGACTTCCAAACTTTCAcaacattatattttatatctaaTCAAAATGTTTCTTTTGGTAATAATACATGAGTTAAACTGTATTAATGGCTTGagatctttttaaatattaatcatttattaATATGTGATAGATGaccaaaatataaacaaattccAAACTCCACTataacataaattttaaaagttatgttTGGTTAAACACTTCGATATATTTGGATAATGAAAAACACTAATAGACAGAcaattaagatcaattctatgtaagaatcaaggatttataaaagggtccggccacgcatagtcaccaattttccctgtatttcatacatggacacaccTAGGTGTGAAACGCAATAAAGCACTAAACGTTGGTTGCTAGGGGTAACTGATGCCATAGTAATCGAGGCTAAAGATagaaaaatagcaaaacttacctaATTTGAaggtaatatatataatatatatacaaatatatatatatatatatatatatatatatatatatatatatatatatatatatatatatatatatatatataccttaaccggaaataaaagtttgattgGTTGGGATGACTAACGCCAGcaaattgaattcatttcaacatacatgtatagctaaACTTCCCTTATCTATGATCAGAAAGTAGAGGTATATATGAggtaaaatatatcttttttttcgaAAGTACAGGTATAATTCCATTTATATACTTTAACACccaatatcaataaaaaaagaaaagaaaaaataaaattcgttTTGATACTTATAACCAgatagaaaacaaaaataaaagtcatgTACACTTGacattttttgaagttttttgaaatgtaATATTATTCATctaaagattgttttaaaagtttttataagCATATTTGACTGGTTAAATAGCTTACACAGCGTTTCTTTTCAAAGCGGAGACATTGCCATTAGATTGCAAGGAAATATATATGAATGGCATAAGAAAATCTGGTGTTTACACCATCTACCCGTGGAAGAAAAGTGACCCTTATTACCGCCCTCTCCAAGCCTACTGTGATATGGAGACAGAAGGAGGCGGGTGGACGGTCAGAATTAACActcaataatttttcttaagaaaaagACAGGGCtttcaaataaaacagaaaggaaaataaaatgttatagaaTTGGGGTGTGCCTAAACTACACAAGTTAGTGCCTACAAATGAAAAATCTAACGGCAAAAAGGGGGTTTTATCAGTCCTTGAACGGATTATAATAGTGCACAGTTTCTGTCCGTATTCTtcctctgttttttttttataatggcGATGTATACCGGTATCAATTATTAAAGGTATTGAATATTAGAAAGCTGCCAATCTACCAATCTCTGACTCATTCATCTTTGTTGATATTTCTACTAATTAAGATAACTATTTAACATAGAAAACATATGATATATTCTATAGTTCATTTTATTTAGCACACCGAGTATAAGTGTTATAAGCACTAGTCCGTCTTCCGTTGCAATGTATctcttaaatgttttatttattaatacaataCAAACAATTATTATAAGAAACTTATTAACAGAGACTTACATACACTgttaatatatacatacacacacacacatgtatatatatatatatatatatatatatatatatatatatatatatatatatatatatatatatatatatatatatatatatatatatgcaggCAATGCAGAGACGAGTAAATGGAGAAGAAAGCTTCAATCGAAATTGGACGGAGTACAAACTTGGATTTGGAACACCTTATGGTGACTATTGGATCGGTAaagaatatttacttttttatgacGCAGTGGCGGATTCATATGGGAGGAGGTTAAGCCActtctatctttaaaaaaaatataaaaaattggtCCGATTTTGGTCTTTTTACAATTCGACCGTTGAAAGTTATAACAATATGTAACAGAACAAGACACTCATGTTATTGTCTGCTCCAACTCATGGGCTGTTACTGTTTTAcctatgtaaaaataatttacagttcaTAATTTATCTGTTCAGTTAATAAGTAGCTCGTTCGTTACTTaggattatatatattttataatttcaggAAACAATGCTATACGTCAGTTAACGTTTGGACGAAATTCGTCTTTGCGTGTAACAATAACGCCAATGGACGGTGGTGTTGTTTCTTTCAGGATGTATCATCAGTTCTACATTGATGGCGAGGACCAAAACTATAGACTGCAAATTGCAAACCCTGGAAGTGGAAATATACCCTGTAGGTACATCAAATCATGTGCTTAGATTGACTGTTAGTAACTATTGTCATTTAAGTATAGTAAAAAACAAaccttatttttgatttttcctATGATTGTCGtgcaataataaaattatatatgaacgTTGATAATAATTGTTATGGCAACATATACAAGCTGCtttacaattaaaacaagatatctgtgagccaatgctcactagtgatactcCTTCTCTGGTGTGAATACgtaaaataagcaaagtcgacattaaacagaaagctggcatccgattagtacagaaatatatcccacaatatggcatgcctaaacagatagtgtgttaaaatttcaagcatctgcaatgaatCTGCAATGaatgctgagaaatctttgaggaaaatttgtttgaaaattttggtttttcatttcattttgtaaataGTGTGCATAATAGTGTTTTAAAGTCGCATTCAATACTTTTCTTGTTGAACTTGAAATctacatttatcaaaatacgTTTTTGGTGACCTGTACCTGTATCATAACTTGTTTTGGGATACGTTatgttcttataaaaaaaaaaataataagctAGCGGTTAATTACATGCAGTTGAAAATTGTtcggttttcttttatttatttagcaCAAGAAGTAAAAACTAATGGAGTAGATTCAAAACACAATAGAgtacattttttaacatgagGCAGTCCAATAAGaagacaatgaaataaatgttttaagtaGGTTACAATCCTCAAACTGTCCATTCCGTGAGAAAAAAAGAACTATTGGAGGGCCTAACGGCCCTCCAATAGTTCTTTCTTctcacagaatggacagttttcgGCATGTAACCTTTACATACTGAATTAAAATTGGATTGATAAGATAATGTagaacaacttttccagcgacaccATTATCGAAATATTAACCGTTTTTTAGTTATAAAGCAAAGACTTTCTCGGTGCCAATATCCCTTTTTGAAGGGGCGAGCCCCTTTTGTATGGTCTCAATAAAAGCCTTAACATTATACACAACTtttgtgttacatgtatttagaaaatAGTTACGAAGCTAAAATGTTACGAAGCTAAAAGATTAGTTTAATTTAGCTATTTTTATAACATAGATTTCGATTTACAAATTCAAGTAGTATAATTGGAAAaacctaaaaacaaaaaatctgaggacaatattcaaagtgtcaatgataaagatttttaaatttaaattatctgATACGAACCatttcggagcctttgtctggaaacgaATGTCACTAAAATTTTAgataaaggggaataactcaatacCGGAAGttgcaatttcaaatttttacaatatagtttacaaaataccttgaaaatttgaatgaaatcgaatgacaaacaaataagttattggggttttatatttaaaaacgtctagaagaaggataaaaataatgaagaattaccatccgaatcagtacaaggtcctCCGtgggaaacggaagaccttaataagaaatcagtttattaaaaatcatttcttttttaaagatgtttctAAACGATTACTGTTTTCAAAAGAGCAGTAAGACCGAAATGCAATAACTTTTATACATAAAAGCAAAACAATTGAATATCAAGTGTTATTTGTTTATCATAAGAAAAGCAACCAAAAAGGACACATCATAAACCtaaaaaaatggttaaaaatgtttgttttttttcagcCATAAATCTGATGGGGAATCCACAGAATTTTTCTACATTCGATGCCGACAATGACGGGTCTTCATATTTTCACTGCGCAGCAAAATACTTAGGAGGCTGGTGGTTTGGTGGGTGTCATAGTGCCTTTCTCAATGGTCTTTGGCACTCGGAAGACTGGGGAAGTCCGTGGTATCCGCCATATGGAAACGGGAGCCAAGTGAATGGAACATCTATGTTGATCAAATCACATTAAAGGATATAAATATCAGTTTACAAGAACAAGTTAAATGTATGTTGTGTAACAACACATAAAATTCGTTCTTCACAAGTTTATGCATATGCTTGATAAATATACCCTCAACATATAGTTTATAACATAGTTTTAAATTCCGTACAATATTAGTTGCGTTTTAGTAAACTTTGGACAATGGTACACGATGTGTATGTCATTTTGCTACCAGATGAATTAAtagatttaaaatcaaaattttattcaaatctttAATTACTTTACTATACTACTGAATCTTTATTAAGAGTAGAATAAGGTAACATCTTAATaagatgtttttgttttcacaCAGTCAGTTACAAGTcaacaaaaaagaaatgaatattgaCACTGGGTGTTTATTTCTGAATTGGTATGGTATTAGTCTTAGGAGAAAAATAGATATtgtctttataatttttatgtacAATACTGTTTACACAAAGTATATATgatgcatttaatattttgaagttTAAGATTACAAGCATTATGAAGATCACTTTACTGTCGATCACATTTTaagtaaattgataaataaatttcatttttatatagtGGCAGCTTTCTAGTCaattatttataatgtttaaatgtACTAAAAGATGGCACAGAGAGAGAGTATTATCACGACGAGAccgttttcatatattttactgTATAACTGCAAACATTTGTATCTATGTCGCCTTTTCATCATTAAAAGAGTAAATCCTAAATTAACCTCATTGTCCAAAAACGAACATGAGCACGGTCATAGACGATTAGACCCAAACAtcatatatttatcattatattaaaaTGAGTACTttagaatcattaattttcgtagGGGCTAATTTTTGTGGactgcttaaattttacaggttcgcggtgacgtaatttcgtgtattctcttaaatCTACAAAAGAAATAAGACTTTCTTaacctaatttattaattcgtggagaaTGTTAAtccgtggatgagaggtactcacgaattcaatgaaaattgagccaccacgaaatctaatgatttcacataATTTAATATTGATCAATAACTCAAACGAATAAATTTTATTGCCTTATGTTAAGGACTTTAAAccgtattttgttttattagtttCTTTGTCAACTGAATCAATAATGCAAGTCgttcatgataaaaaaaaaatacaacatgtCCCTACCGATTGATGCAGTTGGTATACTTTTTCACTAGACCCAGAGTTCATATTATATACCAtagtatataaacattttaacggaagaaaaaaaactaatatagATTACACCCGcgacctttttttttatataaaatgtaatgcaatCCAATCTTTTTACTAAAATATGATATCAAACAATTGGCAAAATAACCTTCAAACAATACACTGAGTACTATAAACAGTTGTgcactgaaataaaaaatactacaaaagAACACTTTTCAAGGGCATGGTAAAAATAGACAAAGATATGTCCTAGATGCAAAGAGTTTCCGGAGAATCCGTAAGCTTCGTAATAAGCTACTCCGGCAAACATCAATCCGAAACGGTCTCCGTTTAACGTAGATGTCGTGACTTCTCCGTCTACAACACGAATAGATCTTACATTGTATATCACGCTACCAGCCGACACGTTTTTCTCAAATACAATATCCCTTGTGTTACAATGTGATGGGCATGTTGTTTAGGCGGAATGAGTCTTAAGTTCCACCTTTTATCATAATAGAAACGTAGTTACGGTCATATCCAGAAGGTACGACTATTTTATAATAATCGAGATATACTGATCGAGTCCTGGTACGATTGTCATTGACGGATCACCAATCGACGAGTTTTTCGAACCTAATCCAAACGCTGTAACTTACACAGGCGATGCTGATTCAATAACGCAAAGATGGCTGCTTGTTATTCGGGTgtcaaaataatcaaatttgttcaaagtcAGAGTTTGAACGACACTATCAATCCTAAAACTAAAACTTGAGTTTCTTATTGCTGTTATACGGATAAGCGTGTCCCTTTCATCCAAATCTGGGGGTACTATGGGTGTTTTGTCTATTGTTCAATAAAATGATCGCAGCCACCGATATTCTCAAGCTTGTTGCAATCATTTCCCGAAAAGACTGCAATTTCAGCCGATGACTTGTTCCTGTTAAATCCGTAGTATGCTCAATCTGGTAAGTTTCAAACTGATTAAGAGAAAACTCAAACTCATCACCATTGTAAAATGTCTTCCCGTCAAAATGCAAAGGCAGATTTTGATTCATCCTGTACGGTATCGAGATTGTTGTATTGTCTTTACTGGCAGATAACGCAAGCTGACTGGTCGAATCGGGCATCGGCATCATTGTTTTTACTCTATACTTGGTTGAGAGTTTATGCAGAGGTACATGTGTAGTGCTTCCGACCGTACTATAACCGTCATCGTGACTAATGACGAAAACATCACTGGAAGTTTCAATCAAAATCGATTTATATTATATACGAAAGCTTTGAAGTTCCATGACTTGCGGGATGATGATGCGCTAACTCGAAAGAATATTCATATACTTTTCAGTATTGGACTTCAACGAAACTTTTAGACGAGGAGAGGTTGTAATGTTCATTTTAGCCCCACTTTCGGACGTTACGTAAATATTCTTTGTTTCATTATATCCATATTTCATGAACAAAACAACACATGCTTTTCCTCTGTTTCCTAAAAAGTATaatgtttatcaataaatagttcataaaacaaatacaatgttttgttgaataactattccattttttaaataacaaactaTGATGTGCTACAAGGTACCAATAGCAGCTCACTTCTCAAACAGGcttatttcaaaagaaaaaaaaaatgtcacgtttacatgtacgtttaagttctaaattataattataaacgtttgaatatatatttatatgacaataaattgaatcatttcataaaagacgttagtttaaattaaaattaaattaccattgAAACAAATTAAGCTGCATTTGATTTGCTCTCaggttttgaaaaatataatccatgTCAATGCAAACGATGTATCTTTTTCCTAACCAAATTGTGAAATAatgaattgtatatttttgacCGCGTAGATTTGACGGTGCTAGAAAATTCGtgtggatctgcatcggtcgtgtgcagtacggacggggtgagggaatgttggcgtcgAGAGTATAAGATAAAGGTTGTGGCGCATTGTAGGCCCTAAGGTAAAACGAAGGATAAGtatgccgtattcccgaaggtccaccagtacaCAGTTCTAGGGAATTAAACAGGCAATTAATGAAGGATTCCGAATTTATTGGACGCGAATCGACGATGGCAACACactataacaatttaacagacagacattttacaaacaagtcggatatggccagatatggccggactcaagactctgggtgagtTGGACGTGGAcgaggctggccgccgtattccagactgccggttatcaattgtacataactatatataagaATCTGAACAACGAGTATAAATTTACAGGTGATGACATAAGtcagctgagtgaaaggttcacagatataaaacaattaaataaactgaatgagtctttgatgtccaggatatgaaaaactgataattgcacaatgttgttttaagaaattAACAGTCATTTAGACAtggcactctgtctctttgaaatcacatatagagTCCGAAAAATGTCAATCATTAAATGaataagtaactttgtaagaaataaactgttaaaaattaaaatattacaaaacaaatgttaaattataaaagtaaagtccaaaataaagtttttattgaacagtgaattttgcacggtgatatatttaaagtttcaaaataatttaaactaagtaagttcatattaattgTTCTCTATTGAGCAGAAATGGGTATCTGTGTTGTCTGGATTTGTTAAGATCCTTGGTTGCTGTAGTGGATATTTCTATACAAAGTAAAATAGTCTACACGTTATAAATATTAGAACAAACGACAGCGATCTGACACATATTTTAAGTaatcattgttttcaatattgttAAACAACCTTTTTACGCGTGCGAGAAATATAAAGTTTCGTGAAAGCCCCACCGTTGCAAATAgtcttcatattaaaaaaaacggATGTGAATAAAGCCTAACGGCCAAAAAAAGGTAGTTGAAAACAAGTACTTATCCGGAAAAAtgcgaaataaagtcgtcaaaaattaatattgagGTTTTTTTACAATGTAGCATTGACATCCTTATATACCGTTGTATATTAGATTCGAAGTTTAAAGGAAATTATCACATCTTTTTCAATTGTACACCTAAAAATTGCATCCCgttaaaatgattgatatatttttgacatga encodes:
- the LOC136269645 gene encoding angiopoietin-2-like isoform X5 — its product is MMFQTIFFMILYGDISSQPLYENNREDRVTTKQTEFYYQKLYDSTTSMEKLTTSNPMSGQNNTLAETLPLDCKEIYMNGIRKSGVYTIYPWKKSDPYYRPLQAYCDMETEGGGWTAMQRRVNGEESFNRNWTEYKLGFGTPYGDYWIGNNAIRQLTFGRNSSLRVTITPMDGGVVSFRMYHQFYIDGEDQNYRLQIANPGSGNIPSINLMGNPQNFSTFDADNDGSSYFHCAAKYLGGWWFGGCHSAFLNGLWHSEDWGSPWYPPYGNGSQVNGTSMLIKSH
- the LOC136269645 gene encoding microfibril-associated glycoprotein 4-like isoform X3 — encoded protein: MMFQTIFFMILYGDISSQPLYENNREDRVTTKQTEFYYQKLYEREIFLENQVNSFIKELDICRDSTTSMEKLTTSNPMSGQNNTLAETLPLDCKEIYMNGIRKSGVYTIYPWKKSDPYYRPLQAYCDMETEGGGWTAMQRRVNGEESFNRNWTEYKLGFGTPYGDYWIGNNAIRQLTFGRNSSLRVTITPMDGGVVSFRMYHQFYIDGEDQNYRLQIANPGSGNIPSINLMGNPQNFSTFDADNDGSSYFHCAAKYLGGWWFGGCHSAFLNGLWHSEDWGSPWYPPYGNGSQVNGTSMLIKSH
- the LOC136269645 gene encoding microfibril-associated glycoprotein 4-like isoform X4 is translated as MMFQTIFFMILYGDISSQPLYENNREDRVTTKQTEFYYQKLYEREIFLENQVNSFIKELDICRDSTTSMEKLTTSNPMSAETLPLDCKEIYMNGIRKSGVYTIYPWKKSDPYYRPLQAYCDMETEGGGWTAMQRRVNGEESFNRNWTEYKLGFGTPYGDYWIGNNAIRQLTFGRNSSLRVTITPMDGGVVSFRMYHQFYIDGEDQNYRLQIANPGSGNIPSINLMGNPQNFSTFDADNDGSSYFHCAAKYLGGWWFGGCHSAFLNGLWHSEDWGSPWYPPYGNGSQVNGTSMLIKSH
- the LOC136269645 gene encoding microfibril-associated glycoprotein 4-like isoform X2 yields the protein MMFQTIFFMILYGDISSQPLYENNREDRVTTKQTEFYYQKLYEREIFLENQVNSFIKELDICRDSKTSMEKLTTPNPMSDSTTSMEKLTTSNPMSAETLPLDCKEIYMNGIRKSGVYTIYPWKKSDPYYRPLQAYCDMETEGGGWTAMQRRVNGEESFNRNWTEYKLGFGTPYGDYWIGNNAIRQLTFGRNSSLRVTITPMDGGVVSFRMYHQFYIDGEDQNYRLQIANPGSGNIPSINLMGNPQNFSTFDADNDGSSYFHCAAKYLGGWWFGGCHSAFLNGLWHSEDWGSPWYPPYGNGSQVNGTSMLIKSH
- the LOC136269645 gene encoding microfibril-associated glycoprotein 4-like isoform X1; the encoded protein is MMFQTIFFMILYGDISSQPLYENNREDRVTTKQTEFYYQKLYEREIFLENQVNSFIKELDICRDSKTSMEKLTTPNPMSDSTTSMEKLTTSNPMSGQNNTLAETLPLDCKEIYMNGIRKSGVYTIYPWKKSDPYYRPLQAYCDMETEGGGWTAMQRRVNGEESFNRNWTEYKLGFGTPYGDYWIGNNAIRQLTFGRNSSLRVTITPMDGGVVSFRMYHQFYIDGEDQNYRLQIANPGSGNIPSINLMGNPQNFSTFDADNDGSSYFHCAAKYLGGWWFGGCHSAFLNGLWHSEDWGSPWYPPYGNGSQVNGTSMLIKSH